In one Nicotiana tomentosiformis chromosome 6, ASM39032v3, whole genome shotgun sequence genomic region, the following are encoded:
- the LOC138894127 gene encoding uncharacterized protein has product MVFGLQCVGKYAVLRPSSVEEEASTFVPKPVKDNKRKRPSASEDPKSKTGTNRKLRKSTIPLTAESVLRLRDEDNDKEENDGSVLEARMKKSIDAPKAAESMTVGTSEGAGPEALRTEENAPSESLGAIVIGDSSTLPAFSEGDIREAQVLGALEMSRSHKGEDPFRDLFTSVEDAAGRSDVSGFLWEVQLAVNRALAVHREAYSRSRAELHRFEIDLRRVTEERNALKLLFGQRKEEIKGLRAELAKAHQDQTDLTEQVMLILRTHGLDSGLKANISVSQLQQKLETIGQLREEVDTIRAETMGWKDGMDRLATEKETIRAQLSSTVSQLQGMKEKSLVQARRIEELEARLASELAKAKSDAEKAKSYADALVAVYRADTEAAQVQAREAVETANTRAHWVAELAKCRSRRETLEEIHAWGFDLTEEIKSSKELEADAEALASDDDDDDDDDDDGSKIGEEPDGDKTAPGDNQ; this is encoded by the exons ATGGTATTTgggttacaat gtgtgggcaaatatgcggttttgaggccctcgtccgtcgaggaagaggcttcgaccTTTgttccaaagccggtgaaggataataagaggaaaaggccCTCCGCTTCcgaagatccaaaatcgaagaCGGGGACGAATCGTAAGCTAAGGAAGAGTACCATTCCTTTGACCGCAGAATCAGTTctacgtctaagggatgaagacaacGACAAAGAAGAAAACGACGGGTCCGTGCTGGAGGCCCGAATGAAGAAAAgcatcgatgccccaaaggcagctgaaTCGATG ACGGTGGGTACATCGGAAGGGGCCGgtcctgaagctctccgaactgaggagaatgccccaagcgagtcgcttggggcaatagtaatcggagattcGTCCACTCTCCCTGCCTTTTCCGAAGGGGATATTCGGGAAGCCCAAGttttgggggccctcgagatgAGCCGGTCTCATaaaggggaggaccccttccgtgattTGTTTACTAGTGTCGAGGACGCTGCTGGCCGTAGTGATGTGTCAGGCTTTCTTTGGGAAGTGCAGCTAGCTGTGAATCGA GCCTTggcggttcatcgagaagcatattctcggtctcgagctgagctgcatCGGTTCGAGATCGACCTCCgacgggttacggaggagaggaatgcccttaAACTACTTTTCGGGCAAAGGAAAGAAGAAATCAAAGGTCTtagagctgagttggccaaggctcatcaagaccagaccgacctgaccgagcaAGTAATGTTAATATTAAGAACTCATGGGCTTGATTCAGGATTGAAGGCTaatatttcggtctcacagctgcagcagaaactCGAGACGATTGGGCAGCTTCGTGAGGAAGTTGATACAATAAGGGCAGAGACCAtgggatggaaagatggcatggaccgTCTTGCTACAGAAAAAGAAACTATTCGGGCCCAATTGTCATCGACTGTAagccaacttcaaggcatgaaagaGAAGAGCTTGGTTCAAGCGAGAAGAATAGAGgaactcgaggctcggttggcctccgaacttgctaaggccaaatcaGATGCCGAGAAAGCAAAGTCCTATGCGGATGCGttagtggccgtctatcgggcggatactgaagctgcccaggtgcaagcaagagaggcagtcgAGACTGCCAACAcccgagcacattgggttgctgaacttgctaagtgccgatctcggagggagacccttgaAGAGATCCATGCTTGGGGTTTCGATctcactgaagagataaaaagttCTAAAGAGCTCGAggctgatgctgaagccttggcttccgatgatgacgatgatgatgatgatgacgatgatgggagcaagatcggggaggagcccgatggagataAGACCGCCCCCGGAGATAACCAATAA